Sequence from the Coleofasciculus chthonoplastes PCC 7420 genome:
TAAAAAAAAGACCAAACACACTCTTAGAAATTACCATATGGAAATAAGACATTTGTACTTGAAGAACATGAGCTCCCACTTGTGCCGTCACTATTTCCTGAGAAGAAGGTTGCCTAAAGTATTCTGATAAATATTCTACTGCCGTCCAATGAGAAGATTCATCAGGTGCATTCGATAGCAGAGGGATGATGCTGATCCAAATCAGTCTCACCAAAAAAGCAAAAACAATGGCGATATAGTAACCGTAAATATATTTTCCTTTAGTCGTTTCTTTTAGCAGCTTTATCATAATCTACTTGATAACAATGAAGGAGCAACGATAATATATTACAACAGTTTATTGTTGTCCTATCAGCTTTTTTAGTTTAAACCAAACATTGCGTAATTTCCAAAATTTACTCGTTTCCATTGCTTCAATCAAATTAATTGCTTGCTCTAATTCAACCTGCTTATGTTGAAGCTGCAATTGCAGCCGCTCCAATTCCGCATGAACGTCTGGCGGAAGAGATTGCAACTGCTTTACGTCAAGTTGAGCATTCTGAAGATGGGGAACTAGCTCAGTAGATGATAACCAACGAATGGCTTGCTCCAATTTAATAGATGTTAAATTGACTTCACTTTTATTAGGTATAAAGTATCTTGTAGAAGAACGGTCAAGGGTAAAAGTTCTGATCGGCTGGATAGTATTACCATCATAATCATGATGAATCTCCAAAAAAACGCCAAACTCTCTAACGCAATTTTTGTAGTGATTTATCGCAAAGTCTATAGGGGTTTGATGTCGATAAAGATTTACTAGAAATATAGGATCAACGGCGTATATAAACTCTTTCAGTAACCATCGAGCTTTCAGTGACTTTGACCATTGCTCGGAATGCCATACGCACATGTGTAAATAGTGATCTTCGTTGAAGAACAATTCGTGTCCAAAAATGAATGCTGAATTTGACCAACCATAGGGAGTCCAAAATTCTAGCTTGGCACCATCAATACAAACACGACTGATTTCCTGAAAAATTGGCACTGGATTTTTAACATGTTCTAAAAAGTGAGACGCATGAATGTATTCAACACTTCGATCCGGAAAGGGTAGCGGTTCCGTTTCAAGATCCACAATATAGTCAACACCCGAGTAAGGATGAATATCAACACCAAGGGTTCCTTCTTTTTTTGAGCTTCCACAGCCTAGGTCAATTTTTAAATTACTCATTTTTACCCATGAAAAATATATAGATTATAACATTTAAGTGATTTTCCGACAAATGACAATTAACTCCATTTCATTTTTTTGAATTAATTCAATCTCTAAAGGAAAAAATAACTTTTTTTTGCAGTGTAAAAGTAATTCTAAGAATTCAAATTGAGTCCATACATGAAAGTGTATACTATAATTTTTATCGATCAGTTCTTGTGTTTTAAGGGCAACTTCGTTTTCAGAAACTTTGCTAACTAAACGACTCCACTCCTCAAAGTGAGATTTTTTTGACCATGCTGGTCCCTCTGCGTAGTCCTGAACTAAATGTTCAAGAGTAGTGACGGGACGATCACGATCAAATGTATATCGCTTGTCAGGTATAGCTAAATACAAAATCCCACTTCCTTTTAAGGTTCTCAACCAATTTTTAAGTGAAAAAATGGGGTTTTGGCAATGCTCAATCATGTGATTAGCAATAACAAAATCTAGTGAAGCATCTGCTATAGACGCTAAAGTCTCGCCATCATCTATGATGTCTGGTTCAACTAAATTATACTTTGATAACTCTGGGTATTGTTTCCGTAATTGCTCTACAGGCATCCGATCTAAATAGCGTACTGTAACGCCAACTGGAATTTCCAGGGGTGAATGAAGTGGTCCAATTTCAATGCCATTGCCTGTTAAATATCGAGAAGCAATTTGTTTACGCAATGAGTTTTCTGGTAAATTAGACTTGACAGCTTCTAAATATTTTTTTTGAGTAAAAGTTTGTATTGTTTTCCAAAAAAACATTAAATCAACACTCCTAATGTTAAATAAACTATATATTGAGATACCTATATATTTATACTATAATCATCTGCACTTCTTGTTAAATTAGGATTATAGCAAGGATCTTTTTCAAGTATTTTACCCCACTTTTTCTTCATATATTCTGCCTCTCTACCTAGACGTACCAGTTTTTCAGAGCTATCATCGTCACGTCCTCGACTCTTGGACTCATGATGGTACAGCACAACATGAGGCAGATAAATATTTCGATAACCTTGCCTGAGAAGTTTGAGACAAAAATCTACATCATTATAGGCAATAGCTAATTCCTCAGCAAATCCTCCCACTGCTTCGTATACTTCGCGTCTGCACATTAAACAAGCACCTGTAATCGCTGAATAATTATTGATTGTTATCAATTGTCCTGCATAACCTGGTGATGTCGAGGGATACTTCTTATGACCATGACTCGCAACACCACCAATTCCCAGTACAACTCCAGCATGTTGTATGGATTTATCGGGATATAATAAGAGTCCACCAACAGCTCCAATAGAAGGTCTCTGAGCTTGCTCGACGAGAGCATCAATCCAGTCTTGCGTAATCACTTCTATATCATTGTTTAAGAAGAGCAAATAGTCACCTTTTGCTTTAGCAACAGCGTAATTGTTAATTTTAGAAAAATTAAACTCAATGTTTAATGGATAACAGCTAAATCGCTCATGTTCTTTACTCTTCCAATAATCAATAATTTGAACGGTATCATTTTCAGTACTTCCATTATCGATTACAATTACTTCATAATTTGGGTAGGCAGTCTTCTCAAAAATGGATTTTAAACAGTTATTCAAAACATTTCCTAAGTCTCTAGTAGGAATAATAATACTAACTCGTTTATAATCTTCTATTTTATATCGAACTCTGTATAGACCTGGAAATCCAGGTAATCCACTAATGATTCCATTTTCGCCTCTTCTGTGAAGAGCATCTATAAGTGCTTTTTCACCAGCTTTATAAGCATAAGGCTTAGCCTCAACTCCACTGGCGGCAGATTGAGGATGAATTCTCCAATGGTAAAGTATTTTTGGAATATGAAATATATTTTTAGTTTTTTCAGTTATTCGTAAAACAAGATCGTAATCCTGACTTCCCTCATAGCCAACTCGAAAACCTCCAATTTTTTCTACTAGTTCTCGTCTATAGATTCCTAAATGACAAGTATACATCCGAGATAAAAATGAGTCGGGACACCAATCTGGCTTGAAGTAAGGCGATGAAACTTTATTTGTTTCATCAATTTTATCTTCATCAGAATAGATCATGTCCGCTTCAGGATGCCGATTCAACAAAAGAGCTACTTCATACAAAGCATCTGGGGTGAGTAAATCATCGTGATCCAGTAGAGCAATAAACTCTCCAGTCGCCATTTCTAAAGCTGAGTTAGATGCGTTAGAAATATGCCCATTAGTTGTCCTAATAACAACTTTAATTCTTGTCTCTTTCGCTGCATATTCTTCCACGATATTTTTGACGTGAGGCTGAGTTGAAGCATCATCAGCAATACATAATTCCCAATAGGGATAAACTTGGTTTATTACTGATTCTATTGCCTCCCGCAAGAAATGCTCAGACGTATTAAACGTTGGCATAATAACACTAATGACTGGCTGATAAGGGAAAATTTCTACTGTCTCAGCCATCTTACGTAAGTCCGACTCTCTAGGAAAATTTTGTTGCAACCATCTTTGGTAACTATCAGGTAGTACTTCATAACTAGATGATCCATTATCTAACCTAAGATAAACTTTCTTAGAAATTCTAGCTATTGCATAGCGCAAGCCTTTATTTCTTAAAATATAGATCAGACGCTTTATTTTACCACCTAAACGATTAATTGAAAAACTCGCATCATCAGAAATTCCTAAAGTTCGCCTCAATTTAAACCAAAATGTACGCATTTTCCAAAATTTACTGCTTTCCATTGCAATAACAGTGGCTCTAGATTGTTGCAATGATAGTTCAGTCTGTTGCAATGATAGTTCAGTCTGTTGCAATAATAGTTCCCTTTGCTGTAGCTGAGACTGTAGTCGTTTCCATTCGCCTCTAAAATACTCGGATTCAATTTGACTCTTTTGAACGGCGATTTCTAAATTGTCTAGTTTTGTCCTAGTCAATACTACATGAGGAACAGAATTTATGTGTTTAAAATACTCATCAAAGGTTTTAGCTGACAAATAACTCGTTTGTCTCTGTAGGTTAAATTCTAATTCATTAAAATATAAATAATCACCGTCTTCTATATTTAAATTTATTAAATTGAAACAATAATTTACAAAGCATTTCAGATCTTCCTCTTTTAATAAAGGTCTCAAAGCATCTTTTATCCAAGGAAAAATATTTATGTAAAAATAAAGTAATCCTCTAAAAACAACAAAATTGACTGTTACTTTATTAAGGTAGTCCCATTCTCGATCAATATAGAAGATCTGGTTATCTTCAGTCACTATTAAGTTCCAAGGTGTACAGTCTATGTATGTACCAGGCAAATCTGTTTTTTTTAGGTTCAAACGTTTAGACTCTTGAACTAAAAAAATGTACCACTTTTGAAGTGTATCTTTAAAATCTTCTTCATTAGAACTTAATGAGATAACTAACTGTTCCATTAAGGGTGTACCCTGAACAAAGTCTGTTGTTTCGTTGGGGTAATGCTTTAATTCGTTATCACTATTCGTTTTTTCTTGAAGTGCTGCCAAAGAAGGGTAAATAGGTTCACGTACTACCTTTAATGAACCATCCAGTCCTTGACATAAACTAACTTGAGTCATAAATTGCTTGTAACGTTTTACACTATATTTGTATGCAATACAATTTACATCTAAATAGCTATCAATTTTGTTAGAACTACTGCTTGCTAAAACTAGAAACGAATTACTCATTTCCGACGATAAACCGTTATGCTCTAGTTGTTTAGCCACTAAGAACTCATGAAAATTTTCTAGTTTAGAATGACGGTAATCTCTTGAGTTACAGTATCCTAACCATTGATAAAGCCAAGGCTTATCTCTCTGAAAATAAAATTCATCAATATTGAGCAACACTTCGGGTAACTTATAATCAGGAAATGGATATAAAAATTTAAAGGCATCAAATCCAGCTAACTTGAGTAAATTTTCTAGTTCTCGTTTACCAAATGTTTGGATTTTCTTCTCCTTTACATACCCTTCTATTCCGTCAAATAATAAACCCGTGTGATCTTCCGAACATCTAGCCCAATATTTAAGTCCTAGTTTGTTTTCAATCGCTAAAATCAGAATGCCATCATCTTTTAAATAATGTTTGGCTATCTCCAGAGTTTTTTGGTATGGATTTTGAGAGTGAAGGTATAATCCGCTATACTCGAGAACACCAATTAATGTAACAGCATCAAATTTCTGATTAAATTCAATATCTTTAAAGTTGGAAACAACGACTTGAACACTATTTAAATCTTGGCATCGTAAAGCAGCAAGTTTCGCTCGTTGCTTACTTCCTTCTAAAGCAATGACATGTGGAATATTTTCACCTAAGTATCGAGTAATAGCGCCACAACCCGCCCCCAACTCTAATACAGAACTACATTGATTAATTTGTAGTGGGCGAAGCAAGCTACTCCGTTGAGGACTTAAATGATACTCTGAGGACCAATCACGAATACAACTTGCCAGTTCAGTAGAAGAGGAACTTAAATCAGAGACTTGCCGTAAGCAATTTTCTAGATAAATTTCTTCCTCTAATCCATCTGAATAGGTAAAATTGAATCCATCTTGAGAAGGAAGCCATAGATTCAATTCAGGATTTTTGCAAAAATCGTTGGGATACTTCATTTTTTAGTAAAACTTAAGAATTAACAACAACACAAGTAGATTCTTCAATTTTAACAGTAATCTTACTATTCAGATTGACTAAGCCTTGACTTAGATCATTAGTTGATGGAATAACCTTTAAGTTAATCACATCATATCTTCTGTCAATTGGAAATACCGTCCCTTCCTCTAGGGAAACAAAACCAAAAGAAAGAAAGTAATTGCCTGGACAAACCATGAGGTACTGTTCAAAGGTAATCTCAACCAAAGTTTCAGCCGTCAATGGTGGTATATCAATATTTTTGAAATAAGTATTTGTTACATATATATCTTCACCTTTAGAATCTTTAAGCGTCATCGCAAACAATGGATTTACGACGCCATCTTTAACTAAGACTTTCAAGCGGGCGATCATCCGTTCACAAGACGTGAAACAAAGTGTTTCTCTACCTTCATGATTTTCAATGCGTATGTCCTTAATTTCACCTCGATGACTACCATATCGATATTCTAATGTTCTACGCTGTTCCGATAAGTTGCTTAAACTTGATGCCAATTCCTGTTTAGGGTTCGGAACAGTGTTTTTTTCATCTTCTGGAAATAAAAGTCGGGTATAGTGATTAATGACAACATTTGGCAATGTTTCTATAATTTTTTGACCTTGATTTAATAGCATGGCTTTTTGACAGTATCGCTTAATGGAATTACTGTCATGGGAAACAAAAAGGACAGTGACTCCTTTTTCTTGAAGCTTTTTGAGCTTAAGAAAGCACTTTAATTGAAACTTAGCATCGCCCACGGAGAGTGCTTCATCAACGATGAGAATATCAGGATCGACATTAATTGCCACCGCAAATGCCAGCCTAACATACATGCCACTGGAGTAAGTCTTTACAGGTTGGTCGATAAAGTCACCAATATCGGCAAAACTCGTAATAGGATCAAATTTATCTTCAATCTCTTTTTGGCTTAACCCTAAGAGTCGTCCATTAAAAAATACATTTTGTCGTCCGGTAAACTCTGGATTAAATCCACTTCCCAACTCTAATAAAGCGGAAATCCTACCATTGACAACAACTTCTCCACTGGTTGGTGTCAAGGTTCCCGCAATAATTTGTAGGAGGGTACTTTTTCCGGAGCCATTAGATCCGACAATTCCAAAGGTTTGCCCCTTGGGAATTTCTAAGTTAATATCTCGTAATGCCCAAAACTGATCCGCTCGACTTTTTCCGGGAAGTAAAATCTCCTTGAGTCGATCAATAGGATGATGATAGCGCTTAAAGCACTTAGAAATGTTCTTTAGAGAAATCGCAATTTCACTCATTGAGTTTTAAACTCACACACTCACACTCACACACTTTTATGTACCAAACTAGGTACACCCATCAGGATTATATCCCTTCTCTGCTAGAATTTTAATCTGATCCCCGTAATCTTCAACCCGAACATGACCCGAGAAGCCATTGACAAAGACGGGTGTCTTGTGTTCCTTAAACCAAGTCCTAATTCGGGAACTGCGATCGCTACACCATAAGCCTGAGGGCGACGGGACTAAAGCATACTTCGCTCCCACCTGTTCAAAAAACTGATTCGGGGCTACCCCCTCCGTACCATGGTGAGGCATTTTCAGAACATCAGCGGCAATTTCTTGGGGATGATCGGCTAAGTAACTCCCGATCGCCCGGTTCAAGTCACCCGTAAATAAATGCTTGTGCTGACCATGTTCTAGCCTCATGATCAGGGACATATCGTTGATATCAGTTGTTCCCACTGGCGTCTGGATGCCATTAAAGGCGTAAAGGATCTTGAGGACAGTATCGTGACCTAAGTCGAAGGCTTGACCTGCTTGGGCAGATTTTACCTCAACTTGGCGTTCTTTTAGCATTTTCCGATAAGTCAGCACCTCCTGATAATTGCAGCCCCAAGGAATTTCCCGGTCACAAATGGTCTTGTCGGGTATGTTAAAGTAAACCTCTTTAATGGTAATCCCAGCGTTGATAATAGCAGTAGCCGCTAGTTTCTGGTACTTACTTGGATTTTTCATAGAGCCAGTAAAAAGGAGGAACAAAGGTTTTCGTCCAACCTGTAGTTAGTACAGCGTCGGCAATCTTCTCAAAGTTTTGATTAAATGTTAATTCTTTTTGCACTAAACTCGCCTGCCAATGTCCAGAACCCTGCGCGACAACTGACACAGGAGGTGGATTCATTTTGTCGGGTATAGCAATCAACAAATTACATACTTGATTAGCTTCTATATAATTTTTTAATGCCTCGCTGCTGGTTATGCTGGCTAGAGTAGTGCTGGGATTGTAGGTAAGGGATCGAGTGATAATCGGTAAATCAAAATGAGTTCCCAACATAAAGCGAGTGGCACTATCACTCACGAAGGCACAATCTGAATTAAGCTTACGATTATCTGAAAACCATTTTGCCGTGACATCTATTAACTTTAAGGATAATTCGGCTGGAGGTTGATAAACTTGGAACCAAAACCTACCCCGATAAGGATACATTGGCGGCAAAACCATTATTACACCTACAATTAAAACGGATAGGGTAACCTGCAATCGAGGTAAATATAATTTCAGGTTTCTCCTCAATAGCATCAGAATTTCTCGTCCCCCCAAGACGAACATAAAGCTCGTGGGAAATGCATATAAAGCTCGGTAGGTAACATAGTTACTTGTGTTTCCATGAACTACGGCAAAAAATAGGACAAAAGGGGGGAAAAGCATTAACAGGTAGGGGGTCAACGTCAAAATCGATATAGTTTTATGCTTTCCTAAAAAAACAATGGCTAGAATCAAACTGATTAGACCATGAATGCCAAAGGTTTCAAAATAAGCAAGTTTGGCATCCCATATCCGAAACGTTCCCCACTGAGACACGTAGGGTAGACTCCAGGATTCAGTTGGTATGATTTGAGGATTTTTGACCAGATAGGCTCCGAGAGCGAAACTGATAGGGATAATGATGGCTGAAACATAAATAATTTTTTTCAGATGTTTCCTTTGGCTAGTTATATAGTCCAGAAATAAAGCAACCCCAGAGATACACAACAACATCAACTCCTGCCAGTGGTTATAATACATGATTAAGCCAAGCGGGATCAGTAAACCCAGTTGTTTGATTTGACCATTTCTGGCATTCATTAAAACAATGATTGCTCTCAGATAAGCGATATAAGCCAAAGGGGTTGATGAAAGCGCATAGTATCTATAGAAGCCAAACAGATTTGTGCCAAATAAAAATATAGTGGCAACGACTTGAACCTTTGCCCAGTATTGGGAAAACCCTAAGCGAAGTGCCAATAAATAGAATTGATAGGCTAGGAGTAATTGCCAGAAAGCGCTGTAAATATCCAGTGCCACTCGTCGATAGAGTAGCGGCACATCAAACATCAGAGTCCAGCCCCAAAAATAAGTAAATTTGTGGTTGACTCGATTGTCTTGAATAAAATCACTGCCTTGCCACGAGAAAATTCTCCGGAAATGCTCCCACGGATCAGAGGGGAATTCCAGATAAGCTCCTGGTATTAGAAAAAGAAGCAACAGGGCAACCCAGAAGAATACATCGGATGCCTTAATCTTTCTCGCCGCCAAATTTAAATAATGCAAAAATAATAAAAAATTACCGCCATGAAGGATAATAAATATAGTTTTTAAAGCAGATATCTCTAGAGCAAAATACTTGAAATATAAATAAAAAAGCAGGTATGGCAGGAAAAACAACCAACCATCCGCAAATAAAATTATACTGAGATTATCTAAGCCTTTACGTATATAATTAAGATAATTTTTCATAAAAAAATAGGTTTATCTTGCCCTGTTCTTTAAACAATTTTATTTATATAAATTTCAGCTAAAACGCATTTAAATTGTGTATTACCTGTTGCCTGTTGCCTGTTGCCTTTCAGGGTTTTAGGTATCCCAATTTAAATGCCGAACAGCTTATCATGCCCTGATTACGAAATTTCCGGGATTTCTGTCTCGACTGGTTTATCCGAGCTACGCTTATTCTGAGGGGACTGTTTGCCTAAGTTTTGGCAAGGTTGAGATTCGAGGATGCTTAGACACCATTGAGCTGTTGTCCACAGCAGGTTGTGAGGGAAGCTAGCCACTGTCGCTTCTGAAAGATTCGCGATCGCTTGCATCAGCGCTTCCCTGGATGGGAGTTGGCTAGAAACCGCCATAATTTTCGGATGTTCTGTCGCAGAAACCTTTTCAGTCGAGCCGACTAATGATTCATGCAGTTTCTCGCCGGGACGCAATCCGGTAATCTTAATTGGGATATCCAGTTCTGGCATGAAACCCGCTAACTGGATCATTTGTTGTGCCAAGTCTAAGATTTTTACAGGTTGACCCATATCCAAAATTAGGGTTTGACCGGATTGTCCCACAGCAAGGCTTTGAATCACAAGCTGAGAGGCTTCAGGCGTAGTCATGAAATAACGGGTCATATTGGCATCAGTCACAGTGACAGGACCCCCTCTGGCAATTTGTGCCTGAAAAATCGGGATCACACTACCACGACTCCCTAAGACGTTGCCAAAGCGTACCACGAGAAAGCGGGTTTGGCTTTTGGCGGCGCACGCTTTAACCAAGAGTTCAGCTAAACGCTTGCTTAAGCCCATAAAGTTACAGGGATCAACGGCTTTGTCGGTAGAAATGAGGACAAAGGTATCTACACCCTGTTGTTCCGCCAGTTGTGCCAGATGAGCCGACGCCAAAGCATTGTTTTCTAGGGCTTCAGTAGGGTTATGCTGCATTAAGGGGACATGTTTGTGAGCCGCCGCATGGAAGACAATTTCCGGTTGCCAGGTTTGGAAAATGGTCTGGATACGACGCTGATGTCGGATATCGGCAATAATTGGTGTCGCCTTCAGGTTGGGGAAGTCGCGGCGTAGTTCTTGTTCAATGTTGAAAATACTATTTTCCCCGCGTCCCAGTAATAGGAGGTGTTGGGGTTCCAGACGGGCAATCTGGCGACAGATTTCTGAACCAATTGTACCGCCTGCACCCGTAACCAGAACCGTGCGCTGATAGATTTGCGATCGCGCGGAGGGGAATTGCTGGTTAAATTCATCGGCAAAGTCGAGTTTAATCTCCGGACGTCCCAGGATATCCTGGATTTGGATGGGTCTAGCTTGGGGAGTCAGAGAGCGATCGCACAACAGTTCGGCTTGTCCCGGTAACACTTTCAGCTTCAGGGCGCTACCTTGGGCAAGTTCCACCAATTTGCGGATTTGGGACGCCTTAGCCGAGGGCATAGAAATTATCACTTCATCGGCGTTGAGGCGTTTGGCAATGGGTACAAGCTGCGATGTCGCACCGAGAACCGGTATACCTTCCACTTTACGTCCTATCTTCGTGGGATCATCATCCAGAAAGCCGAGAATTTCCAGGTTAAGCTGGCGATTTTGGTTGACTTCCTGGACAATTTGTGATCCAGCCCGCCCTGCACCCACTAATAGTACCCGCTGGGGATCTCTGGGTGAAGCCGTGCGATCGCGTGGATGGTAACGGACAAACCGACGACGGGCGTAGCGCAGGGCGATCATCCCCATTACACAAAAACTCCAGTCAATCACAGCCACACCCAAGGGAATTCCCGAAAAGGAGGTAAAACGGGGAATCAGTAAGCGAGTGATGACTAGAATTAGTAACGAATAGAGGGTGATGGACTGGCAAAGGGTGGTGGCATCTTTAAGTCCAAACAGACGCCAGACTTGCCTGTACAGACCAAACGTGGCGTGAAACAGCAGACGCCCTGGAATCGCCAAGAGGGGAAGCATCCAAGCCATGGTTTGGTGAGAAGCAGGAATATGACCATCAAAACGGAACCAAAAAGCAAGGCTAAAAGCTGACCAAGCTACAAATCCATCGAGTCCGAGTTGTCCCAATCGATATGCGGAAGGAAAGAGCCTTTTTTGGGGCATGAACGGCACCTCTAAGGCAATACTGGCTGCAACAAGGTATGATACATTGGCTTTAACGTCCTGGCTAGGATCAATTTTGTTCCCCACAGATAAGCATATCAGTTGCCCAAAACGTTCGTAGTGGGAACTTTAGTTCCCTAAGCGTAGCTACTTTTTCTGGGATAACTCATCCTTGAGGTGTCTGACTTGATCGCGGATAATGGCAACCAGGATGGCAACCATGAAACTAGCGATCGCAGCCAGTACGGCGATTTGTACTAGGGAGCGTGTCGGTTCAACTTTGGATTCGCTTAAGAGTTGGATCGAAATAACTTGAGCTGTAAACTCTGCTAGATTCTCTTGGGCAGGTTCGAGATACTGTTTGTCAAATTCTAGGCTAGCAATGCGAGCCACAACTTCTGCCCGTTGTGTCTCTAGCGCCTCCAGCCTGAGAGTCGTTCTAATCCGTTCGGGATCAATACCATTGGAGTCACGAACTTGAGCAATTTGTTGTTCGAGCTGTTCCAGAACCTGTTGCTGTTTGGTGATTTCCAGCTCAGTGATGAAAAGACTATTGGCAATCGCTTGACCAAATATGCCTTGAAACTCTTGCTGGAGAAGGGTAGAGACTTGAGAACCCGCTTCAGCCAAGAAACCCGTATCGGGCGATCGCATGGTGATGTCGATCTGCTGGGTTTCGCTGTTATAAGTGGGTTTGACCTCAGTTTCATCGATTTTGTCGTAGTGATTCTCTAACAGTTTCACCGTTTTGTTACTGGCTTGCTGGATATCAAGGCCAGGGATACCGGATACAGAGATAGGAACCGGGGTGACTGAGAGGGTGAGCTGTTTCTGGTATTGTTTGGGCATCAGCAGGGAGAGCGCGATCGCGACGGCTGATAGTCCCAGGGTTCCCCATGCCATAAACCGCCAGTTGCGGCGGAAAAACTGAATAATATCGAGTAAGGAAATTTCATCTTCATCCTCAATCGTTCTCAGTTCTGTATTTTGCGTCAATTCCATAGTTCTCCTACACCGATAAGCATCATTACCATTAGCATACAGCGTCGAGCTGTAGCGTCATGAGAGTGAATTCAATGGCTGATATCAATCAAATCTTTCTAGACTTAACATGGAAAATCAGCAACCCTGGTGCCATTGTTGATGGGGTAGGGATATGGAGTTCTACTGGACTGGCATAGCTAACATGTTGGTGTCAACTTAAGGTGAAACCCCTTCTCCCCCAGCCCCTCTCCCACCAGGGGAGAGGGGATGAGTTTTCTTAACTACTGTGATAATAGGGAGGATAAAATGGCAGGAGAAGCCCTTTATGAACGGGATTTTTATAGTTGGGCATTCAATCAAGC
This genomic interval carries:
- a CDS encoding class I SAM-dependent methyltransferase; translation: MSNLKIDLGCGSSKKEGTLGVDIHPYSGVDYIVDLETEPLPFPDRSVEYIHASHFLEHVKNPVPIFQEISRVCIDGAKLEFWTPYGWSNSAFIFGHELFFNEDHYLHMCVWHSEQWSKSLKARWLLKEFIYAVDPIFLVNLYRHQTPIDFAINHYKNCVREFGVFLEIHHDYDGNTIQPIRTFTLDRSSTRYFIPNKSEVNLTSIKLEQAIRWLSSTELVPHLQNAQLDVKQLQSLPPDVHAELERLQLQLQHKQVELEQAINLIEAMETSKFWKLRNVWFKLKKLIGQQ
- a CDS encoding methyltransferase domain-containing protein, whose product is MFFWKTIQTFTQKKYLEAVKSNLPENSLRKQIASRYLTGNGIEIGPLHSPLEIPVGVTVRYLDRMPVEQLRKQYPELSKYNLVEPDIIDDGETLASIADASLDFVIANHMIEHCQNPIFSLKNWLRTLKGSGILYLAIPDKRYTFDRDRPVTTLEHLVQDYAEGPAWSKKSHFEEWSRLVSKVSENEVALKTQELIDKNYSIHFHVWTQFEFLELLLHCKKKLFFPLEIELIQKNEMELIVICRKIT
- a CDS encoding glycosyltransferase; the protein is MKYPNDFCKNPELNLWLPSQDGFNFTYSDGLEEEIYLENCLRQVSDLSSSSTELASCIRDWSSEYHLSPQRSSLLRPLQINQCSSVLELGAGCGAITRYLGENIPHVIALEGSKQRAKLAALRCQDLNSVQVVVSNFKDIEFNQKFDAVTLIGVLEYSGLYLHSQNPYQKTLEIAKHYLKDDGILILAIENKLGLKYWARCSEDHTGLLFDGIEGYVKEKKIQTFGKRELENLLKLAGFDAFKFLYPFPDYKLPEVLLNIDEFYFQRDKPWLYQWLGYCNSRDYRHSKLENFHEFLVAKQLEHNGLSSEMSNSFLVLASSSSNKIDSYLDVNCIAYKYSVKRYKQFMTQVSLCQGLDGSLKVVREPIYPSLAALQEKTNSDNELKHYPNETTDFVQGTPLMEQLVISLSSNEEDFKDTLQKWYIFLVQESKRLNLKKTDLPGTYIDCTPWNLIVTEDNQIFYIDREWDYLNKVTVNFVVFRGLLYFYINIFPWIKDALRPLLKEEDLKCFVNYCFNLINLNIEDGDYLYFNELEFNLQRQTSYLSAKTFDEYFKHINSVPHVVLTRTKLDNLEIAVQKSQIESEYFRGEWKRLQSQLQQRELLLQQTELSLQQTELSLQQSRATVIAMESSKFWKMRTFWFKLRRTLGISDDASFSINRLGGKIKRLIYILRNKGLRYAIARISKKVYLRLDNGSSSYEVLPDSYQRWLQQNFPRESDLRKMAETVEIFPYQPVISVIMPTFNTSEHFLREAIESVINQVYPYWELCIADDASTQPHVKNIVEEYAAKETRIKVVIRTTNGHISNASNSALEMATGEFIALLDHDDLLTPDALYEVALLLNRHPEADMIYSDEDKIDETNKVSSPYFKPDWCPDSFLSRMYTCHLGIYRRELVEKIGGFRVGYEGSQDYDLVLRITEKTKNIFHIPKILYHWRIHPQSAASGVEAKPYAYKAGEKALIDALHRRGENGIISGLPGFPGLYRVRYKIEDYKRVSIIIPTRDLGNVLNNCLKSIFEKTAYPNYEVIVIDNGSTENDTVQIIDYWKSKEHERFSCYPLNIEFNFSKINNYAVAKAKGDYLLFLNNDIEVITQDWIDALVEQAQRPSIGAVGGLLLYPDKSIQHAGVVLGIGGVASHGHKKYPSTSPGYAGQLITINNYSAITGACLMCRREVYEAVGGFAEELAIAYNDVDFCLKLLRQGYRNIYLPHVVLYHHESKSRGRDDDSSEKLVRLGREAEYMKKKWGKILEKDPCYNPNLTRSADDYSINI
- a CDS encoding ComEC/Rec2 family competence protein is translated as MKNPSKYQKLAATAIINAGITIKEVYFNIPDKTICDREIPWGCNYQEVLTYRKMLKERQVEVKSAQAGQAFDLGHDTVLKILYAFNGIQTPVGTTDINDMSLIMRLEHGQHKHLFTGDLNRAIGSYLADHPQEIAADVLKMPHHGTEGVAPNQFFEQVGAKYALVPSPSGLWCSDRSSRIRTWFKEHKTPVFVNGFSGHVRVEDYGDQIKILAEKGYNPDGCT
- a CDS encoding ABC transporter ATP-binding protein; this encodes MSEIAISLKNISKCFKRYHHPIDRLKEILLPGKSRADQFWALRDINLEIPKGQTFGIVGSNGSGKSTLLQIIAGTLTPTSGEVVVNGRISALLELGSGFNPEFTGRQNVFFNGRLLGLSQKEIEDKFDPITSFADIGDFIDQPVKTYSSGMYVRLAFAVAINVDPDILIVDEALSVGDAKFQLKCFLKLKKLQEKGVTVLFVSHDSNSIKRYCQKAMLLNQGQKIIETLPNVVINHYTRLLFPEDEKNTVPNPKQELASSLSNLSEQRRTLEYRYGSHRGEIKDIRIENHEGRETLCFTSCERMIARLKVLVKDGVVNPLFAMTLKDSKGEDIYVTNTYFKNIDIPPLTAETLVEITFEQYLMVCPGNYFLSFGFVSLEEGTVFPIDRRYDVINLKVIPSTNDLSQGLVNLNSKITVKIEESTCVVVNS